In one Drosophila virilis strain 15010-1051.87 unplaced genomic scaffold, Dvir_AGI_RSII-ME tig00001611, whole genome shotgun sequence genomic region, the following are encoded:
- the LOC138911566 gene encoding uncharacterized protein yields the protein MERSPEPSININGRHAVCTATNMSYAKIKTKYKDSKRTINKFQLTLVKLTKLKSSLKFLLKCRKSNLIPNFIKNLTQHLTILTTDNKTHPDITRTLTRHTHFYHTKILNLLIKHKHNLLQEQTKHMEKAKTNIEQLMTTDDAKAFFESERNIENKITTTLKKRQETKHDKLRDQRNLALADNNTQREWFVNKTKIEFPPNVVALLAKGPKFALPISKRDFPLLKYIADGEELVQTIKEKETQESARTKFSLLVKEHKTKNNQNSRDRAILDTVEQTRKLLKENINIKILSSDKGNKTVAMDEDEYKNKMTNILDDLCAYRTLRLDPTSRLQTKNNTFVAQLFKMGLISKDERNKMTTTTAVPPRIYGLPKIHKEGTPLRPICSSIGSPSYGLCKYIIQILKNLTMDSRYNIKNAVDFKDRVNNSQIREEETLVSFDVVSLFPSIPIELALDTIRQKWTKLEEHTNIPKQLFMDIVRFCIQENRYFKYEDKIYTQLKGMPMGSPASPVIADILMEELLDKITDKLKIKPRLLTKYVDDLFAITNKIDVENILKELNSFHKQIKFTMELEKDGKLPFLDSIVSRMDNTLKIKWYRKPIASGRILNFNSNHPKSMIINTALGCMNRMMKISDTIYHKEIEHEIKELLTKNDFPPNIIKTLLKRRQIERKKPTEPAKIYKSLIYVPRLSERLTNSDCYNKQDIKVAHKPTNTLQKFFNKIKSKIPMIEKSNVVYQIPCGGDNNNKCNSVYIGTTKSKLKTRISQHKSDFKLRHQNNIQKTALMTHCIRSNHTPNFDETTILQQEQHYNKRHTLEMLHIINTPTYKRLNYKTDTENCAHLYRHLLNSQTTSVTISTSKSADV from the coding sequence atggaaaggtcgccagagccatcaataaatatcaacgGAAGGCACGCCGTATGCACAGCAACCAACATGAGctacgcaaaaataaaaactaaatacaaggattcgaaaagaacaattaataaattccaactaacactggtaaaattaactaaacttaaatctagtttaaaatttttgttaaaatgtagaaaatcaaatttaatacctAACTTCATCAAAAACTTGACACAGCATTTGACCATACTGACCACTGACAATAAAACCCACCCTGACATAACAAGAACATtgactagacacacacatttttaccataccaaaatattaaacttacttataaaacacaaacacaacctattacaagaacaaacaaaacatatggaaaaagcaaaaacaaacatagaaCAACTGATGACCACAGATGACGCAAAAGCGTTttttgagagcgagagaaatatagaaaacaaaataacaacaacactcaagaaaagacaagaaacgaaacacgataagttacgagatcaacggaacctagccttagcggataacaacacgcaaagagagtggtttgtaaacaaaacaaaaatagaattcccgccaaacgtcgtagcgttactcgcaaaagggccgaagttcgctctcccaatcagcaagagagattttcctctcttgaaatacatcgcagacggtgaggagctagtgcaaacaataaaagaaaaggaaacacaagagtcggcgcgcacaaaattctctttgttagtcaaagagcataaaaccaagaacaaccaaaacagtagggatcgagcaatactggacacagtggaacagacacgaaaattactgaaagaaaatataaatattaaaattctatcgtcggataagggcaacaaaaccgtagcaatggatgaggatgaatataaaaataaaatgacaaatattttagacgacttatgcgcgtatagaacattgagactggatccgacatcaagactacagacaaagaataacaccttcgtagcacaattattcaagatgggtcttatttcaaaggacgaaagaaataagatgactacaacaacagcggtacctccgaggatatatggactaccaaaaatacacaaggaaggaactccactgagaccaatatgttcttccataggatctccatcttacgggctgtgcaaatatataatacaaatattaaaaaatctgacaatggactctaggtacaacatcaagaacgcggtagattttaaagacagagtcaacaactcccagattagagaagaggaaacattagtatcttttgacgtagtatccttatttcccagcataccaatagaattagcacttgacacaataagacaaaaatggaccaaattagaagagcacacgaatataccgaaacaactatttatggacatagttagattttgcatacaggaaaacagatatttcaaatacgaagacaaaatatacacacaacttaagggaatgccaatgggatcaccggcttccccagtaatcgcagatatattaatggaggaactgttggacaagattacagataaattaaaaataaaaccaagactcttgaccaaatatgtagatgacctttttgccataacgaacaaaatagacgtggaaaatattctaaaagaattgaattccttccacaaacagataaaatttacaatggaattagaaaaggacgggaaattaccatttttagactctattgtaagcagaatggacaacacactcaaaataaagtggtataggaaacccatagcctccggacgaatactcaacttcaattcaaaccacccaaagagtatgataatcaatacagcactaggctgtatgaatagaatgatgaaaatatcggacacaatataccacaaagaaattgaacatgaaatcaaagaacttttgaccaaaaatgacttccccccaaatataatcaaaacattattaaaaagacgacaaatcgaaagaaaaaagccaacagaacctgctaaaatatacaaatcactaatatatgtaccacgactatcagaacgcctcacaaactcagactgttataacaaacaagatataaaagtagcacacaaaccgacgaatacattacaaaaattcttcaacaagataaagtcgaaaatcccgatgatcgaaaaaagcaacgtcgtttaccaaataccatgtggcggggataacaacaacaagtgcaatagtgtctacataggtacaacaaaatcgaagctaaaaacaaggattagtcaacataaatcggacttcaaactaagacatcaaaataatatacagaaaacagcacttatgacccattgtataagaagcaaccacacaccaaattttgatgaaacaacaatcttacaacaagaacaacactataacaagcgacacacattggaaatgctacacataattaacacaccaacctacaaacgactaaactacaagacagacacagaaaattgcgctcacttgtacagacacctcttaaacagtcaaacaacctcagtaacaatctccacgtcaaaaagcgcagacgtgtaa
- the LOC138911567 gene encoding uncharacterized protein, which translates to KTKIEFPPNVVALLAKGPKFALPISKRDFPLLKYIADGEELVQTIKEKETQESARTKFSLLVKEHKTKNNQNSRDRAILDTVEQTRKLLKENINIKILSSDKGNKTVAMDEDEYKNKMTNILDDLCAYRTLRLDPTSRLQTKNNTFVAQLFKMGLISKDERNKMTTTTAVPPRIYGLPKIHKEGTPLRPICSSIGSPSYGLCKYIIQILKNLTMDSRYNIKNAVDFKDRVNNSQIREEETLVSFDVVSLFPSIPIELALDTIRQKWTKLEEHTNIPKQLFMDIVRFCIQENRYFKYEDKIYTQLKGMPMGSPASPVIADILMEELLDKITDKLKIKPRLLTKYVDDLFAITNKIDVENILKELNSFHKQIKFTMELEKDGKLPFLDSIVSRMDNTLKIKWYRKPIASGRILNFNSNHPKSMIINTALGCMNRMMKISDTIYHKEIEHEIKELLTKNDFPPNIIKTLLKRRQIERKKPTEPAKIYKSLIYVPRLSERLTNSDCYNKQDIKVAHKPTNTLQKFFNKIKSKIPMIEKSNVVYQIPCGGDNNNKCNSVYIGTTKSKLKTRISQHKSDFKLRHQNNIQKTALMTHCIRSNHTPNFDETTILQQEQHYNKRHTLEMLHIINTPTYKRLNYKTDTENCAHLYRHLLNSQTTSVTISTSKSADV; encoded by the coding sequence aaaacaaaaatagaattcccgccaaacgtcgtagcgttactcgcaaaagggccgaagttcgctctcccaatcagcaagagagattttcctctcttgaaatacatcgcagacggtgaggagctagtgcaaacaataaaagaaaaggaaacacaagagtcggcgcgcacaaaattctctttgttagtcaaagagcataaaaccaagaacaaccaaaacagtagggatcgagcaatactggacacagtggaacagacacgaaaattactgaaagaaaatataaatattaaaattctatcgtcggataagggcaacaaaaccgtagcaatggatgaggatgaatataaaaataaaatgacaaatattttagacgacttatgcgcgtatagaacattgagactggatccgacatcaagactacagacaaagaataacaccttcgtagcacaattattcaagatgggtcttatttcaaaggacgaaagaaataagatgactacaacaacagcggtacctccgaggatatatggactaccaaaaatacacaaggaaggaactccactgagaccaatatgttcttccataggatctccatcttacgggctgtgcaaatatataatacaaatattaaaaaatctgacaatggactctaggtacaacatcaagaacgcggtagattttaaagacagagtcaacaactcccagattagagaagaggaaacattagtatcttttgacgtagtatccttatttcccagcataccaatagaattagcacttgacacaataagacaaaaatggaccaaattagaagagcacacgaatataccgaaacaactatttatggacatagttagattttgcatacaggaaaacagatatttcaaatacgaagacaaaatatacacacaacttaagggaatgccaatgggatcaccggcttccccagtaatcgcagatatattaatggaggaactgttggacaagattacagataaattaaaaataaaaccaagactcttgaccaaatatgtagatgacctttttgccataacgaacaaaatagacgtggaaaatattctaaaagaattgaattccttccacaaacagataaaatttacaatggaattagaaaaggacgggaaattaccatttttagactctattgtaagcagaatggacaacacactcaaaataaagtggtataggaaacccatagcctccggacgaatactcaacttcaattcaaaccacccaaagagtatgataatcaatacagcactaggctgtatgaatagaatgatgaaaatatcggacacaatataccacaaagaaattgaacatgaaatcaaagaacttttgaccaaaaatgacttccccccaaatataatcaaaacattattaaaaagacgacaaatcgaaagaaaaaagccaacagaacctgctaaaatatacaaatcactaatatatgtaccacgactatcagaacgcctcacaaactcagactgttataacaaacaagatataaaagtagcacacaaaccgacgaatacattacaaaaattcttcaacaagataaagtcgaaaatcccgatgatcgaaaaaagcaacgtcgtttaccaaataccatgtggcggggataacaacaacaagtgcaatagtgtctacataggtacaacaaaatcgaagctaaaaacaaggattagtcaacataaatcggacttcaaactaagacatcaaaataatatacagaaaacagcacttatgacccattgtataagaagcaaccacacaccaaattttgatgaaacaacaatcttacaacaagaacaacactataacaagcgacacacattggaaatgctacacataattaacacaccaacctacaaacgactaaactacaagacagacacagaaaattgcgctcacttgtacagacacctcttaaacagtcaaacaacctcagtaacaatctccacgtcaaaaagcgcagacgtgtaa